The following coding sequences are from one Thermostaphylospora chromogena window:
- a CDS encoding response regulator transcription factor, with protein MATGEAITVTVIDDHPAVRAGVEYWYSTANPPIKVVAADATPKAAWTPPGDTAMVVVFDLQLSGGQPAYGELRRLVDAGRQVIVYTMRDDERTALTCLDIGAFTFLTKAEGEQHLVAATIAAASDQPYTPPALAGAFGANTAPDRPRLSSREEEVLIEWFQCESKELVARKLGLTPRTVSSYLDRVRIKYANVGREARTKAKLVARAIQDGLIRVDDL; from the coding sequence ATGGCGACAGGGGAAGCCATCACGGTGACCGTGATCGACGACCATCCGGCCGTCCGGGCGGGAGTGGAGTACTGGTACTCCACGGCCAACCCGCCGATCAAGGTCGTCGCCGCCGACGCGACGCCCAAGGCCGCCTGGACGCCGCCCGGCGACACGGCCATGGTGGTCGTCTTCGATCTGCAGCTGTCCGGCGGTCAGCCCGCGTACGGCGAGCTGAGGCGCCTGGTCGACGCCGGTCGGCAGGTCATCGTCTACACCATGCGCGACGACGAACGCACCGCGCTGACCTGCCTGGACATCGGAGCATTCACCTTCCTCACCAAGGCCGAGGGCGAGCAGCACCTGGTCGCGGCCACGATCGCGGCCGCCTCCGACCAGCCGTACACCCCGCCGGCGCTCGCCGGCGCGTTCGGGGCCAACACGGCGCCCGACCGGCCGCGGCTGTCCAGCCGGGAGGAGGAGGTGCTGATCGAGTGGTTCCAGTGCGAGTCGAAGGAGCTCGTCGCCCGGAAGCTGGGCCTCACGCCGAGGACGGTCAGCTCCTACCTCGACCGGGTACGGATCAAGTACGCCAACGTCGGGCGGGAGGCGCGCACCAAGGCCAAACTCGTCGCCCGGGCCATCCAGGACGGGCTCATCCGAGTGGACGACCTGTGA
- a CDS encoding curculin domain-containing protein, translating into MTGVTKRSLYRTAVRGLATGVFAAAVALPLSFAAPATAQTVDRNDDMLTAGEILKPRQSVKSSNGQYKLIQQVAGNLVLYGPGNQALWSTPTSGTLAYTTMQKEGNLVVYSATNKPLWTTKTAGNPGAYLKVQNDGNLVVYSADGKPLWSRHAYIGSLPSGHTLKAGQWVQSKNGRYKLFMQKEGNLVLYGPGHQAKWTTPTANHPGAKATMQKEGNLVIYSADDKPLWTTKTAGNPGAYLAVQDAGNVVIYSEDNKPLWQAK; encoded by the coding sequence GTGACGGGAGTGACCAAGCGCTCGCTCTACCGGACCGCCGTACGCGGGCTGGCGACGGGCGTCTTCGCAGCGGCCGTCGCGCTGCCGCTGTCGTTCGCCGCTCCGGCTACGGCGCAGACGGTCGACCGGAACGACGACATGCTGACCGCGGGGGAGATCCTCAAGCCGCGCCAGTCGGTGAAGTCGAGCAACGGCCAGTACAAGCTGATCCAGCAGGTGGCGGGCAACCTCGTCCTGTACGGCCCGGGGAACCAGGCGCTGTGGAGCACGCCGACCTCCGGCACCCTCGCCTACACCACCATGCAGAAGGAGGGCAACCTGGTCGTCTACAGCGCGACCAACAAGCCGCTGTGGACCACCAAGACCGCCGGCAACCCCGGCGCCTACCTCAAGGTGCAGAACGACGGGAACCTCGTCGTCTACTCCGCCGACGGCAAGCCGCTGTGGTCGCGGCACGCCTACATCGGTTCCCTGCCCTCCGGGCACACCCTGAAGGCCGGGCAGTGGGTCCAGTCCAAGAACGGCCGGTACAAGCTGTTCATGCAGAAGGAGGGCAACCTCGTCCTGTACGGCCCGGGCCACCAGGCGAAGTGGACCACGCCCACCGCGAACCACCCCGGGGCGAAGGCCACCATGCAGAAGGAAGGCAACCTGGTGATCTACAGCGCGGACGACAAGCCGCTGTGGACCACCAAGACCGCCGGCAACCCCGGCGCCTACCTCGCCGTCCAGGACGCGGGCAACGTCGTCATCTACTCCGAGGACAACAAGCCGCTCTGGCAGGCGAAGTAG
- a CDS encoding zinc-binding dehydrogenase — MAGRAQLTSHHQGSARTAPSCLARGRPGGRVIILAGLGKRPVLPVGALYTRDASLRGCAISNATVPELAEAATAINHLLARGSLVARIGARLPLAEAARAHRLRESGHRGRIVVVP; from the coding sequence GTGGCCGGGCGCGCCCAGTTGACTTCACACCATCAGGGTAGTGCGCGAACGGCGCCGTCATGCCTGGCCCGCGGGCGCCCCGGCGGCCGGGTGATCATCCTGGCCGGGCTGGGGAAGCGGCCCGTGTTGCCGGTCGGGGCGTTGTACACGCGTGATGCGAGCCTGCGCGGGTGCGCGATCAGTAATGCCACGGTGCCCGAGCTGGCCGAGGCGGCGACGGCGATCAACCATCTGCTGGCGCGGGGGAGTCTGGTGGCGCGGATCGGTGCGCGGCTGCCGTTGGCGGAGGCGGCTCGGGCGCACCGGTTGCGGGAGAGCGGGCATCGCGGCCGGATCGTCGTCGTGCCGTGA
- a CDS encoding LacI family DNA-binding transcriptional regulator — protein MKSTGRARPPVIADVARAAGVSVPTVSRVLNGSVPVSPEKRARVMAAVRRLGYRPNGAARALVRGRQAMIALIAGNTSRYGYATTIQGVEEAARQAGYMVVISVVETADGASVDSALDLILSQPVAGAIVLEYDPPGEAALRAMPSTLPTVAVAPSRGGRQDVPHAFMDDRTAAEHATRYLLDLGHEVVHHVAVPRSERWTGRTAGWRTALEAAGVPLPEVMEADWTPRSGYRWGLRLAERDDVTAVLCGNDEVAIGVMRGLQERGRRIPEDVSVVGFDDHPLSELWLPPLTTVRQDFVELGRQTFGLLKAVIDDAPHPSSVSVAPELIVRGSATRPR, from the coding sequence GTGAAGTCAACTGGGCGCGCCCGGCCACCGGTCATCGCCGATGTCGCGCGGGCCGCGGGGGTGTCGGTGCCCACCGTCTCGCGGGTGCTCAACGGATCGGTTCCGGTGAGCCCGGAGAAGCGGGCCCGGGTGATGGCCGCCGTCCGCAGGCTCGGCTACCGCCCCAACGGGGCGGCGCGGGCCCTGGTGCGCGGGCGGCAGGCCATGATCGCGCTGATCGCGGGGAACACCTCGCGCTACGGCTACGCCACCACCATCCAGGGGGTCGAGGAGGCCGCCCGGCAGGCCGGGTACATGGTGGTCATCTCCGTGGTGGAGACGGCGGACGGCGCGAGCGTGGACAGCGCGCTCGACCTGATCCTCAGCCAGCCCGTGGCGGGCGCGATCGTCTTGGAGTACGACCCTCCGGGCGAGGCGGCGCTGCGCGCCATGCCCTCCACTCTGCCGACGGTGGCCGTCGCCCCCTCGCGGGGCGGGCGGCAGGACGTCCCGCACGCGTTCATGGACGACCGCACGGCCGCCGAGCACGCAACGCGCTACCTGCTGGATCTGGGGCATGAGGTCGTCCACCACGTGGCGGTGCCGCGATCGGAGCGCTGGACGGGCCGTACGGCGGGCTGGCGCACGGCGCTCGAAGCCGCCGGCGTGCCCCTCCCCGAGGTGATGGAGGCCGACTGGACGCCGCGCTCCGGCTACCGGTGGGGCCTGCGCCTCGCCGAGCGCGACGACGTGACGGCGGTGCTGTGCGGCAACGACGAGGTCGCGATCGGCGTGATGCGCGGCCTGCAGGAGCGCGGGCGGCGGATCCCCGAGGACGTGAGCGTGGTCGGGTTCGACGACCACCCGCTCAGCGAGCTGTGGCTGCCGCCGCTGACCACGGTGCGCCAGGACTTCGTGGAGCTGGGCCGGCAGACGTTCGGCCTGCTGAAGGCCGTCATCGATGACGCCCCGCACCCGTCGTCGGTGAGCGTCGCCCCCGAGTTGATCGTGCGCGGGTCGGCCACCCGGCCGCGCTGA
- a CDS encoding alpha-galactosidase, which translates to MPTSSVIWGNDRLQLEMAVGEDTPVRILRAGAPGSASRRREPAQPLVEIVAVGHGHMAVNLRNTATAVGSRLRYADHEAGVVNGWHELKIVQRDPVTRLVVTSRLRMPESAAALRCTTTVRNEGPEPVALQAVTSLAIGDPLGPRAPRELELFTGYSDWLGESRWERTPLASQSGMPHLDLGSHQRQDARGARAIVSHSTWSSGQRVPVGLLAVRDGGPAVVWQVEHNGPWRAEIAERLGDGRTTEVVLALLGPTDLDHQWLHLLAPGESFTTVPVALAYAEQGWQEAVAEITAYRRALRGTDRPRSPIVFNDYMNTLMGDPTSEKLYPLIDAAAAVGAEYFCIDAGWYDDDGDWWDSVGEWEPSTTRFPGGGLPAVLDRIRRAGMVPGLWLEPEVIGQRSALAARLPHAAFLQRGGRRILEHGRYLLDLRHPDAVKHLDAVVDRLVGDLGVGYLKLDYNITPGAGTDRDADSAGAGLLAHNRAHLAWLDDVLRRHPHLLIENCASGGMRADYALLSRLHLQSTSDQQNPILYPPVAASAPMSILPEQAGNWAYPQPEMTREEIVFTLCTGLAGRLYLSGRLDRMTEPQLALVRQAVELAKRTRDHLSSAVPRWPLGLPAWDDTWTVSALAGPELTLVTVWYRGSGPGEATLPLPSGEARVVFPRDDDGWVVERAGADALRLRAPAGPQARVIEIVR; encoded by the coding sequence GTGCCAACCAGCTCCGTCATCTGGGGAAACGATCGGCTTCAGCTTGAGATGGCCGTCGGGGAGGACACCCCGGTGCGCATCCTGCGGGCCGGCGCCCCCGGTTCCGCGTCCCGCCGCCGCGAGCCCGCGCAACCGCTCGTCGAGATCGTGGCCGTGGGACACGGCCACATGGCGGTCAATCTGCGTAACACGGCCACCGCCGTCGGCAGCCGGCTGCGCTATGCAGACCATGAGGCGGGCGTGGTGAACGGCTGGCACGAACTCAAGATCGTCCAGCGGGATCCCGTCACGCGGCTCGTGGTGACGTCGCGCCTGCGCATGCCGGAATCGGCCGCCGCGCTGCGGTGCACGACCACGGTGCGCAACGAGGGCCCGGAACCGGTCGCGCTGCAGGCCGTCACCTCCCTGGCGATCGGAGATCCGCTGGGGCCCCGCGCGCCGCGGGAGCTGGAGCTGTTCACCGGGTACAGCGACTGGCTGGGGGAAAGCCGCTGGGAGCGGACACCGCTCGCCTCCCAGAGCGGGATGCCCCATCTCGACCTGGGCAGTCACCAGCGCCAGGACGCTCGCGGCGCCCGGGCGATCGTCAGCCACAGCACCTGGTCGTCGGGGCAGCGCGTTCCCGTGGGGCTGCTCGCCGTGCGAGACGGCGGGCCGGCCGTGGTGTGGCAGGTGGAGCACAACGGCCCCTGGCGCGCGGAGATCGCCGAGCGGCTCGGGGACGGCCGGACCACGGAGGTCGTGCTCGCACTGCTCGGGCCGACCGACCTCGACCACCAGTGGCTGCACCTGCTCGCCCCCGGCGAGTCGTTCACCACGGTGCCGGTCGCCCTGGCGTACGCCGAACAGGGGTGGCAGGAGGCCGTCGCCGAGATCACGGCCTACCGCCGGGCGCTGCGCGGCACGGACCGGCCCCGCTCGCCGATCGTCTTCAACGACTACATGAACACGCTCATGGGCGATCCGACGAGCGAGAAGCTGTACCCGCTGATCGACGCGGCCGCGGCCGTCGGCGCCGAATACTTCTGCATCGACGCCGGCTGGTACGACGACGACGGCGACTGGTGGGACTCGGTGGGCGAATGGGAGCCGTCCACCACGAGGTTCCCCGGCGGAGGGCTTCCCGCCGTACTGGACCGCATCCGCCGGGCGGGCATGGTCCCGGGCCTGTGGCTGGAGCCGGAGGTCATCGGGCAGCGCAGCGCGCTCGCGGCACGGCTGCCGCACGCCGCGTTCCTGCAGCGCGGCGGACGCCGCATCCTGGAGCACGGCCGGTACCTGCTCGACCTGCGGCACCCCGACGCGGTGAAGCATCTCGACGCGGTGGTGGACCGGCTCGTCGGCGACCTGGGGGTCGGCTACCTCAAACTCGACTACAACATCACGCCGGGTGCCGGCACCGACCGGGACGCCGACAGCGCCGGGGCCGGCCTGCTCGCGCACAACCGGGCGCACCTCGCCTGGCTCGACGACGTGCTACGGCGGCACCCGCACCTGCTCATCGAGAACTGCGCCTCGGGAGGGATGCGCGCGGACTACGCGCTGCTGTCCCGGCTGCACCTGCAGTCCACCTCGGACCAGCAGAACCCGATCCTCTACCCGCCGGTGGCCGCCTCCGCCCCGATGTCCATCCTGCCCGAACAGGCCGGCAACTGGGCTTATCCCCAGCCGGAGATGACCCGCGAGGAGATCGTCTTCACCCTGTGCACGGGCCTGGCGGGGCGGCTCTACCTGTCGGGGCGCCTGGATCGGATGACCGAGCCGCAACTCGCCCTGGTACGGCAGGCCGTGGAGCTGGCGAAGCGGACCCGGGACCACCTCTCCTCGGCGGTGCCCCGCTGGCCGCTCGGCCTGCCCGCATGGGACGACACGTGGACGGTGTCGGCGCTCGCCGGACCGGAACTGACGCTGGTGACCGTGTGGTACCGCGGCTCGGGCCCGGGTGA